The Solanum lycopersicum chromosome 9, SLM_r2.1 genome window below encodes:
- the LOC101267153 gene encoding ras-related protein RABE1a, giving the protein MAAPPARARADYDYLIKLLLIGDSGVGKSCLLLRFSDGSFTTSFITTIGIDFKIRTIELDSKRIKLQIWDTAGQERFRTITTAYYRGAMGILLVYDVTDESSFNNIRNWIRNIEQHASDNVNKILVGNKADMDESKRAVPTSKGQALADEYGIKFFETSAKTNMNVEEVFFSIARDIKQRLAESDSKAEPQTIRINQPDQGAGSSQGAQKSACCGS; this is encoded by the exons ATGGCCGCTCCACCCGCTAGAGCTCGAGCTGATTACGATTACCTCATCAAACTCCTTTTGATCGGCGACAGcg GTGTGGGTAAGAGTTGCCTTCTTTTACGTTTCTCAGATGGCTCCTTTACGACCAGTTTTATCACAACTATTGG TATTGACTTCAAGATAAGGACCATAGAGCTTGACAGTAAGCGCATCAAACTGCAAATCTGGGATACTGCTGGTCAGGAGCGATTCCGAACAATTACAACTG CTTACTACCGTGGAGCCATGGGTATATTGCTGGTGTATGATGTAACTGATGAGTCATCTTTTAACA ACATCAGGAACTGGATAAGAAACATTGAACAGCATGCCTCCGACAATGTCAACAAAATACTGGTCGGCAACAAGGCTGACATGGATGAAAGCAAAAGG GCTGTTCCTACATCCAAGGGCCAAGCACTTGCTGATGAATATGGCATTAAATTCTTTGAAACT AGTGCCAAGACAAATATGAATGTTGAGGAGGTTTTCTTTTCCATAGCTCGGGATATAAAACAAAGGCTTGCCGAATCTGACTCAAAGGCTGAG CCTCAGACCATCAGGATAAATCAACCGGACCAGGGAGCAGGATCTTCACAAGGCGCTCAAAAATCAGCTTGCTGTGGTTCTTAA
- the LOC101267732 gene encoding WAT1-related protein At2g37460 — MEAVRELYNRAKPFLAVIFLQFGLAGMDILTKVALNEGMSNYVFVVYRHAVATLVIAPFAIILDKKVRPKMTPSIFAKLVLLSLLEPVIDQNLYSIGLKYTTATFAAAMCNILPAITFIMAWIFRLEKVKLTSIRSQAKIVGTVATVAGAMIMTLVRGPIVELFWTTGNAGHNSQSGGLNLSHAIKGSIMITIGCFSWAAFMILQAITLRTYPAELSLTAWICLLGTTEGAIVAMVMERGKPAVWAINWDSKFLAAVYSGIFCSGLAYYIQGVIMKDRGPVFVTAFNPLSMVIVAVLSTIILREQLNLGRVLGAVVIVVGLYIVLWGKSKDHKSPSIDEQAIPTHETKIDKEPFSQTVTHINSSKGTTATEDEGI, encoded by the exons ATGGAGGCAGTACGTGAACTCTACAACAGAGCCAAACCCTTTCTTGCAGTCATTTTTCTCCAATTTGGGCTAGCAGGCATGGATATTCTCACCAAAGTGGCCTTGAATGAAGGAATGAGTAACTATGTATTTGTTGTGTACCGCCATGCAGTTGCCACTTTGGTTATTGCTCCTTTTGCAATAATTCTAGACAA GAAAGTAAGACCAAAGATGACCCCCTCAATATTTGCTAAGTTGGTACTTCTTAGCTTACTGGA GCCTGTCATCGACCAGAATCTCTACTCTATTGGCCTGAAATACACAACAGCAACGTTTGCAGCTGCAATGTGCAACATTCTTCCTGCCATTACTTTTATAATGGCCTGGATATTCAG GCTTGAGAAGGTGAAGCTTACAAGCATCCGCAGCCAAGCCAAAATAGTTGGGACTGTTGCCACAGTGGCAGGAGCCATGATCATGACACTGGTACGAGGTCCAATAGTTGAACTATTTTGGACAACAGGAAATGCCGGTCATAACTCTCAAAGTGGTGGGTTAAATCTAAGCCATGCTATCAAAGGTTCCATCATGATAACAATTGGGTGCTTCAGTTGGGCTGCATTCATGATTTTGCAG GCAATCACACTGCGGACTTATCCCGCTGAGCTCTCGCTCACTGCTTGGATATGCTTGTTGGGAACAACTGAGGGAGCCATAGTAGCAATGGTAATGGAGAGAGGAAAACCTGCAGTGTGGGCCATAAACTGGGACTCTAAGTTTCTTGCAGCTGTATACAGT GGAATATTCTGTTCAGGACTCGCGTATTATATTCAAGGAGTCATAATGAAAGACAGGGGCCCTGTTTTTGTCACAGCTTTCAATCCATTAAGCATGGTTATTGTAGCTGTATTGAGTACAATTATTCTACGTGAACAACTGAACCTGGGAAG GGTACTCGGTGCTGTTGTGATTGTTGTTGGACTTTACATTGTCCTATGGGGTAAAAGTAAGGATCACAAATCTCCATCAATCGATGAACAAGCAATACCAACACATGAAACCAAAATTGACAAGGAACCTTTTAGTCAGACAGTTACCCACATCAATTCATCGAAAGGAACAACTGCTACCGAAGATGAAGGCATATAA
- the LOC101266444 gene encoding soluble inorganic pyrophosphatase 4, with translation MVPPIETQVKSSVSHKFSIPPLNERILSSMTRRSVAAHPWHDLEIGPNAPQIFNVVIEISKGSKVKYELDKKTGLIKVDRVLYSSVVYPHNYGFIPRTLCDDSDPLDVLVIMQEPILPGCFLRAKAIGLMPMIDQGEKDDKIIAVCADDPEYKHYTDINELPPHRLAEIRRFFEDYKKNENKEVAVNDFLPSDKAFEAVQHSQDLYADYIVESLRR, from the exons ATGGTTCCACCTATCGAAACTCAAGTCAAGTCTTCAGTGTCTCATAAGTTCTCCATTCCACCACTTAATGAAAGAATACTCTCTTCTATGACACGGAGATCAGTTGCAGCTCATCCTTGGCATGATCTCGAGATAG GACCTAATGCTCCACAGATTTTCAATGTG GTGATTGAGATCAGTAAGGGGAGCAAGGTGAAGTATGAACTAGACAAAAAAACTGGACTGATCAAG GTTGATCGTGTTCTTTACTCATCAGTTGTATACCCCCATAACTATGGGTTCATCCCTCGTACACTCTGTGATGACAGTGACCCTCTGGATGTCTTAGTCATCATGCAG GAACCTATTCTTCCGGGTTGCTTTCTCAGGGCTAAAGCAATTGGTCTTATGCCCATGATTGATCAG GGAGAAAAGGACGACAAGATAATTGCTGTCTGTGCTGATGATCCTGAATACAAGCACTATACTGATATCAATGAGCTGCCACCCCATCGTTTGGCTGAGATACGTCGCTTCTTTGAGGATT ACAAGAAAAATGAGAACAAGGAAGTTGCTGTTAATGACTTTCTTCCCTCCGACAAAGCCTTTGAAGCAGTCCAGCATTCCCA GGATCTGTATGCAGACTACATTGTGGAGAGCCTGAGGAGATGA